The Desulfatiglans anilini DSM 4660 genome has a segment encoding these proteins:
- a CDS encoding DUF2080 family transposase-associated protein has protein sequence MLEKSVKQSSNSGRVYLPPDWVGSRVKIIRIE, from the coding sequence ATGTTGGAAAAGAGCGTGAAGCAGAGCAGCAACAGTGGACGCGTTTACCTCCCCCCGGACTGGGTAGGCTCGAGAGTCAAAATTATTCGGATCGAGTGA
- a CDS encoding cytochrome-c peroxidase, which translates to MEKSIGRLFMALGLAFGLMFNVWQPLSPAEAAPDPPALTDLELLGKHLFFDTNLSTPPGMSCATCHDPKVGWTGPNSEINAAGAVMPGVIHTRAGNRKPPSAAYAGESPVMYYDEVKGLIFGGMFWDGRATGWTLGDPLQEQALGPFLNPVEMHNPKEIKVVVMALLRSEYADLFEQVYWDETGEMIDHGKLDVDALYQVIGKAIAAYERSDEVNPFDSRFDEFWRAATAAGFKVEDIKQSNWAGYKPYADGILNDTELFGLAVFNDQAKCSTCHVLTPSGADGNKPPLFTDFSYDNIGIPKNPLNPFYTQPRKINPDGELWVDQGLGGFLAATTDTASDGETYASKALGNYGKHKVPTLRNVAKRVKWNGTEWVDDPECVRAYGHNGYFKSNFQIQDGSFSFTQIHPLQHIMHFYNTRDVPGQGWPPPMPVRVPWPDPEVAANMNTTELGNLGLNPSLGQPVLQFLSTLSDTSTPTPP; encoded by the coding sequence ATGGAAAAGTCAATTGGTCGATTATTCATGGCGTTGGGTTTGGCATTCGGTTTGATGTTCAATGTGTGGCAGCCATTATCGCCGGCAGAGGCCGCACCTGATCCGCCAGCTCTCACCGATCTGGAACTGCTCGGCAAACACCTGTTTTTCGACACCAATCTTTCAACGCCGCCGGGGATGTCCTGCGCCACCTGCCATGATCCTAAGGTGGGCTGGACCGGGCCGAACTCGGAGATCAACGCGGCCGGCGCGGTCATGCCCGGGGTGATCCATACCCGGGCCGGAAACCGCAAACCCCCCTCCGCAGCCTACGCCGGGGAGAGTCCGGTTATGTATTATGATGAGGTAAAGGGTTTGATCTTCGGAGGCATGTTCTGGGATGGCCGGGCCACCGGCTGGACTCTAGGTGATCCTTTGCAGGAGCAGGCCCTGGGACCTTTCCTGAACCCGGTGGAAATGCATAATCCCAAGGAAATCAAGGTCGTCGTCATGGCGCTTCTCAGATCAGAGTATGCTGATCTGTTTGAGCAGGTCTACTGGGATGAGACCGGCGAAATGATTGATCACGGGAAACTGGATGTAGACGCTCTATACCAGGTGATAGGCAAGGCCATCGCAGCTTATGAACGCTCGGACGAAGTCAATCCCTTCGACTCCAGGTTCGATGAATTCTGGCGGGCGGCCACGGCGGCTGGGTTCAAGGTTGAAGACATCAAACAATCCAACTGGGCGGGCTATAAACCTTATGCTGACGGCATCTTGAACGATACCGAACTCTTCGGGCTGGCCGTTTTCAACGATCAAGCCAAGTGCTCGACCTGCCACGTTCTCACGCCCAGCGGCGCGGATGGAAATAAACCTCCGTTGTTCACGGACTTCAGCTATGACAACATAGGGATCCCGAAAAACCCCCTGAATCCCTTCTATACCCAACCCCGAAAGATCAACCCCGATGGAGAGCTTTGGGTGGATCAGGGTCTGGGCGGTTTTCTGGCCGCGACCACGGATACCGCCTCGGATGGTGAGACTTACGCGTCCAAGGCCCTGGGAAATTACGGCAAGCACAAGGTGCCGACGCTGCGCAATGTCGCCAAGCGGGTCAAGTGGAACGGTACGGAGTGGGTGGATGATCCGGAGTGTGTCAGGGCCTACGGCCACAACGGTTACTTCAAAAGCAACTTTCAAATCCAAGATGGCAGCTTCTCTTTCACGCAAATCCACCCTCTGCAGCACATCATGCACTTTTACAACACCCGGGACGTTCCTGGCCAAGGGTGGCCTCCCCCCATGCCCGTCAGGGTGCCCTGGCCGGACCCGGAAGTTGCAGCGAATATGAATACCACCGAGCTTGGCAACCTGGGCTTAAACCCATCATTGGGCCAGCCGGTCCTGCAATTTCTGTCCACCTTGTCGGACACATCAACCCCGACGCCCCCCTGA
- a CDS encoding S8 family serine peptidase has translation MGLLKPVNMVGSAILAAGLLLLCALPARAGVIGAELEALLPSLGPQEEVAVIVTMLDKVELPAFSGKDRGLRRRNLIQSLKNKADETQAPVKALARAGGAKGLRPLWIVNGLALTARPALIRALARRPDVERVELDKHFEAPVSTADVPAGPEWNIARIGAPELWSLGYTGAGVVVAAMDTGVDVNHPDLADRWRGGANSWFDPYGEHLTPYDRDGHGTQVMGIMVGGSNGGTAVGVAPDAQWIAVKVFNDLGAASYSAVHLGFQWLLDPDGDPWTDDAPDVVNNSWGFDQEADRCVTEFREDVQILKAAEIAVVFSAGNGGPSDYTSVSPANYPEGFAAGAVDASDSIDLYSSRGPSACDGSIYPEVTAPGVSIRTTDLTFGGVIPDSYAYVSGTSFASPHVAGAMALLLSGIPGLTVAELEGALKESALDLGFAGPDNVYGYGLLDVLEAFYLLDSPFSCTDADGDGYYAEADCGTASDCNDLDPSIHPGASEIKHDGLDQDCNGWDLTIEVLEAVYVRKKDSLVVEATSALGSDASLEVGGYGPMKWNRKSSSWTLSLNRVGGNPGEISVSGKEGWEITTVSEK, from the coding sequence ATGGGCCTTTTAAAACCGGTAAACATGGTGGGATCCGCCATCCTGGCAGCGGGTCTGCTCCTGTTGTGCGCTCTGCCTGCCAGGGCCGGGGTGATCGGGGCGGAGCTCGAAGCGCTTCTCCCTTCGCTCGGTCCTCAGGAAGAGGTGGCTGTGATCGTGACCATGCTGGACAAGGTTGAGTTGCCTGCCTTCTCGGGCAAGGACAGGGGCCTCAGGAGGAGGAACCTCATTCAATCCCTCAAAAACAAGGCGGATGAGACCCAGGCGCCCGTGAAAGCGCTCGCCCGGGCGGGAGGTGCAAAGGGGCTCAGGCCGCTCTGGATCGTCAATGGGCTGGCGCTGACGGCGCGGCCCGCGCTGATTCGCGCACTGGCCAGACGGCCGGACGTGGAACGGGTGGAACTGGACAAACACTTCGAGGCGCCCGTCTCGACCGCCGATGTCCCCGCCGGCCCCGAATGGAACATCGCCCGGATCGGGGCCCCGGAACTCTGGAGCCTGGGCTACACCGGCGCAGGGGTTGTGGTGGCTGCCATGGACACAGGGGTGGACGTCAACCACCCGGACCTCGCCGATCGCTGGCGTGGGGGTGCCAACAGCTGGTTCGACCCGTACGGTGAGCACCTGACCCCCTATGACAGGGATGGGCACGGCACCCAGGTCATGGGCATCATGGTCGGTGGGTCGAACGGGGGCACGGCCGTCGGGGTGGCACCCGATGCGCAGTGGATTGCCGTCAAGGTCTTCAACGACCTTGGTGCTGCCTCTTACAGCGCCGTGCACCTGGGATTTCAATGGCTCCTGGATCCGGACGGAGACCCATGGACGGACGATGCGCCTGATGTGGTGAACAATTCCTGGGGGTTCGACCAGGAGGCCGATCGCTGTGTCACAGAATTCCGGGAGGATGTCCAGATCCTCAAGGCCGCCGAAATCGCCGTGGTTTTTTCAGCAGGAAACGGCGGACCCTCCGATTACACCAGCGTCAGCCCGGCGAATTATCCTGAAGGTTTCGCAGCGGGCGCCGTGGACGCATCCGACAGCATCGATCTCTACAGCAGCCGCGGCCCGTCCGCATGCGATGGAAGCATCTACCCGGAGGTGACTGCGCCGGGAGTGAGCATCAGGACCACCGACCTCACCTTCGGCGGCGTGATCCCGGATTCCTACGCGTATGTTTCGGGCACCTCCTTCGCTTCGCCCCATGTGGCCGGGGCCATGGCGCTCCTCCTGAGCGGCATCCCAGGGTTGACGGTTGCCGAACTCGAAGGCGCCCTGAAAGAATCGGCTCTTGACCTTGGATTCGCAGGGCCTGACAACGTCTACGGTTACGGTCTCTTAGACGTCCTAGAGGCGTTTTATCTGTTGGACTCGCCCTTCTCCTGCACGGATGCCGACGGAGACGGCTATTACGCCGAGGCGGATTGCGGGACGGCCTCGGACTGCAATGACCTGGATCCCTCCATCCATCCCGGTGCGTCCGAGATCAAGCACGACGGGCTCGACCAGGACTGCAACGGCTGGGACCTGACCATCGAGGTGCTCGAAGCGGTGTACGTGCGCAAGAAAGACTCCCTCGTCGTGGAGGCGACAAGTGCCCTGGGAAGCGATGCATCCCTGGAAGTCGGGGGCTACGGCCCCATGAAGTGGAACCGCAAGAGTTCCAGTTGGACCCTTTCCCTCAACAGGGTCGGAGGAAACCCGGGGGAGATCTCCGTGTCGGGCAAAGAGGGATGGGAAATAACGACGGTTTCGGAAAAATAG
- a CDS encoding Ig-like domain-containing protein → MKLTRPRNKPGWLASILLAVLLMAAPSFAAEYNLTADATTLTMPDSTVITVWGFADADAGGVVTVPGPMLEVLPGDTTLTIHLTNNLPVPVSIVIPGQASALSPVVDGGRVTSFTGTVAAGDTGSYTWTGMRPGTYIYHSGADPALQVHMGLYGGVKVVPALGEAYPGVPYDAELVLFYSEIDPALHDPAPLQAQPLRYDPAYFLVNGQPYPDTPALNTVSANQRVLIRLLNAGLKNHVPALQNGWWTVVAEDGNPYPYPREQYSALLPAMKTLDVIWVPEAAETYAVYDRMHHLTNAGVSGGGMLVNLTVGWGSTPAVNILSPLDGASFVLGETVAFSGTAMDAEDGDLSGTLSWTSSIDGNIGTGGSFSTSALAPGMHMITASVTDSGGLPGSATIMLTIEDVNDPPVAVDDYATTTRNTTAFVYLTENDYDPDGAIDPDSIVIVTQPTRGGTVEVVSNGVVFTPRKNFLGTDVFSYTVRDDDGATSNTATVRVNVVRN, encoded by the coding sequence ATGAAGCTCACCAGACCAAGGAACAAACCAGGATGGCTTGCATCGATCCTTCTCGCCGTCCTCCTGATGGCTGCGCCCTCCTTCGCCGCGGAGTACAACCTGACGGCGGATGCCACAACGCTCACCATGCCCGATAGCACGGTCATTACCGTGTGGGGGTTTGCCGACGCGGATGCGGGGGGAGTGGTGACGGTGCCGGGTCCGATGCTGGAGGTCCTTCCGGGGGATACCACCCTCACCATCCACTTGACGAATAACCTTCCAGTACCGGTTTCGATCGTGATCCCGGGCCAGGCCTCGGCGCTTTCGCCGGTGGTCGACGGCGGCAGGGTCACCTCCTTTACCGGCACCGTCGCGGCTGGCGATACAGGCTCCTACACCTGGACCGGTATGCGGCCCGGCACGTATATCTACCACAGCGGCGCCGACCCGGCCCTGCAGGTGCACATGGGGCTCTACGGCGGGGTCAAGGTGGTGCCGGCTTTAGGAGAGGCCTACCCTGGAGTCCCGTATGACGCAGAGCTGGTCCTCTTTTACAGCGAGATCGATCCGGCTCTTCACGACCCGGCTCCCCTCCAGGCCCAGCCCTTGAGGTACGACCCGGCCTATTTTCTGGTCAACGGCCAGCCCTATCCGGACACTCCTGCCCTGAATACGGTGAGCGCGAATCAGCGGGTCCTGATCCGCCTCCTCAACGCAGGGCTCAAGAACCATGTCCCCGCGCTTCAGAACGGGTGGTGGACGGTCGTCGCCGAGGACGGAAACCCCTACCCTTACCCGAGGGAGCAGTACTCCGCGCTCCTGCCGGCCATGAAGACCCTGGACGTGATCTGGGTGCCTGAAGCCGCCGAAACCTACGCCGTTTACGACCGGATGCACCATCTCACCAATGCCGGTGTGAGCGGCGGGGGGATGCTGGTGAATCTCACAGTCGGATGGGGCTCCACCCCCGCCGTGAACATCCTTTCGCCGCTCGACGGGGCTTCGTTCGTCTTGGGCGAGACGGTGGCCTTTAGCGGGACCGCAATGGATGCGGAGGACGGCGACCTCTCCGGGACGCTTTCCTGGACCTCGAGCATCGACGGAAACATCGGCACCGGCGGCTCCTTCTCGACCTCGGCGCTTGCCCCAGGCATGCACATGATTACGGCCTCCGTGACGGACAGCGGGGGCCTGCCGGGCTCCGCGACGATCATGCTGACCATCGAGGATGTCAACGATCCTCCCGTGGCGGTGGACGACTACGCCACCACGACCCGAAACACCACCGCGTTCGTCTACCTGACGGAGAACGACTACGATCCCGACGGCGCCATCGATCCGGATTCGATCGTCATCGTCACGCAGCCGACCAGGGGAGGCACCGTGGAGGTGGTGTCCAACGGCGTGGTTTTTACCCCCAGGAAGAACTTCCTGGGCACGGATGTCTTCTCCTACACGGTCAGAGACGACGACGGTGCGACTTCCAATACCGCGACCGTACGGGTCAATGTCGTGAGAAACTGA
- a CDS encoding multicopper oxidase domain-containing protein, producing MRLRSIHAAKLPMVLSVALCLILWGGPAWAMIDGIPGPSFSLTAKADHISTPDGGSVYFWGYADGDGRAQYPGPTFIVNQGDEVTVTLTNQLPYGQNASILFPGHVVSTQGGTAGLITDEAPPGGTVEYTFTATHAGTYLYHSGTHPELQVEMGLLGAIIVRPTGFDASHPTAYGHPDSMYDQEYLFLLSEMDPRLHQLVEFQGPAALEDTNYLSDYFPNYWFINGRCAPDTMLMPGVDWLPTQPYDSMPMMQPGQRLLLRIIGAGRDLHPFHHHGNHSRVIARNGRLLQSEAGAGADLSYEVFTLQSVPGETADAIFGWTGKGMGWDIYGDPNDPDYAHMCMDMDGDGFDDNTWEWCADHGKPFPVALPQDLDLTFGGFWSGSPFLGRMEALPPGEGGLNPYGGFVYMWHSHTEKEMVNYDIFPGGMMTMLIVNPPGAPMH from the coding sequence ATGAGACTACGATCCATACACGCGGCGAAGCTGCCCATGGTGCTTTCGGTTGCCCTGTGCCTGATCTTGTGGGGCGGCCCGGCCTGGGCCATGATCGACGGCATCCCGGGGCCCAGCTTCAGCCTGACCGCAAAAGCGGATCACATCAGCACACCGGACGGGGGGAGCGTCTATTTCTGGGGTTATGCGGACGGGGATGGGCGGGCCCAGTATCCCGGACCGACCTTCATCGTCAACCAGGGGGACGAGGTGACGGTGACCCTGACGAACCAACTGCCTTACGGGCAGAATGCATCCATTCTGTTCCCGGGGCACGTCGTGTCAACGCAGGGCGGCACTGCCGGCCTTATCACCGACGAGGCGCCGCCGGGGGGCACAGTGGAATACACCTTCACCGCCACCCACGCGGGGACCTACCTCTACCACAGCGGCACCCACCCGGAACTCCAGGTGGAGATGGGGCTCCTGGGGGCGATCATCGTGAGGCCCACCGGCTTCGATGCCTCCCATCCCACGGCGTACGGGCACCCGGATTCGATGTACGATCAGGAGTACCTTTTCCTCCTGAGCGAGATGGACCCGCGGCTTCACCAGCTGGTCGAGTTCCAGGGGCCGGCCGCCCTCGAGGACACCAACTACCTCTCGGATTACTTTCCGAACTACTGGTTCATCAACGGCCGGTGCGCCCCCGACACCATGCTGATGCCCGGTGTGGATTGGCTGCCGACCCAGCCCTATGACAGCATGCCCATGATGCAGCCGGGGCAGAGGCTGCTGCTGAGGATCATCGGCGCGGGAAGGGATCTGCACCCCTTCCACCACCACGGCAACCACTCCAGGGTGATCGCGCGCAACGGGAGGCTGCTGCAAAGTGAGGCCGGGGCCGGAGCGGACCTGAGCTATGAGGTGTTCACCTTGCAGTCGGTGCCGGGCGAGACGGCCGATGCCATCTTCGGATGGACGGGCAAGGGAATGGGCTGGGATATCTATGGAGATCCCAACGACCCCGACTACGCGCACATGTGCATGGACATGGACGGTGACGGATTCGACGACAACACCTGGGAGTGGTGCGCCGACCACGGAAAACCCTTTCCCGTCGCCCTTCCTCAGGATCTGGATCTCACCTTCGGCGGCTTCTGGAGTGGTTCGCCCTTCCTAGGCCGGATGGAGGCCCTCCCCCCCGGTGAAGGAGGCCTCAACCCTTACGGCGGATTCGTCTACATGTGGCACTCTCACACCGAAAAAGAGATGGTCAACTACGACATTTTCCCGGGCGGCATGATGACGATGCTGATCGTCAATCCCCCCGGCGCCCCCATGCACTAG
- a CDS encoding multicopper oxidase domain-containing protein yields MKQLSRYAALLAMAFLLLGGSVPAMAQILVQCPGDLNGDSIPDPFLLLPNGKPSNKPNPEYDPGVKCMHLSAGDGYISMADGRSMYMFGFGDVTGIPEDRVMEEGMMSAAFPAPTIVLDEGDRFYLNLTNVGMMMRPDLFDPHTVHWHGFPQASSVFDGVPDASISINMGATLTYFYHVVEPGTYMYHCHVEATEHMQMGMLGNLYVRPAQNRLPAGQDLNGFIHQAGYTYAYNDGDGSTYYDVEYPIQIGSFDSAFHDASESVNPLPFALMRDDYPMLNGRGYPDTIVPGSLTPPMENMGRVSQPVSSLIEASQGQKILLRVSNLNVTRFYTLASLGIPMKVVGYNARLLRGPSPDGITPGKDLYYTTHSVTLGGGEALDVILDTADVDPGTYFLYTTNLNYLSNDDDPFGGMMTEIRIQ; encoded by the coding sequence ATGAAGCAGCTTTCAAGATATGCGGCTCTGCTTGCCATGGCCTTTCTGCTGCTTGGCGGGTCGGTGCCTGCGATGGCCCAGATCCTTGTCCAATGCCCCGGTGACCTGAACGGGGACAGCATACCGGACCCGTTCCTGCTTCTGCCGAACGGGAAGCCCAGCAACAAACCGAACCCGGAGTATGACCCGGGCGTCAAGTGCATGCACCTTTCAGCCGGAGACGGGTACATCTCCATGGCCGACGGAAGGTCGATGTACATGTTCGGCTTCGGCGACGTGACGGGCATCCCCGAAGACAGGGTGATGGAGGAAGGGATGATGTCGGCCGCTTTCCCCGCCCCCACCATCGTGCTCGATGAAGGGGACCGGTTTTACCTGAACCTCACCAACGTCGGGATGATGATGCGCCCCGACCTCTTCGACCCCCACACGGTCCACTGGCACGGTTTCCCGCAGGCCTCCTCCGTCTTTGACGGGGTGCCGGATGCCTCCATCTCGATCAACATGGGGGCGACCCTCACCTATTTCTACCACGTGGTGGAGCCCGGCACCTACATGTACCACTGCCACGTGGAGGCCACCGAGCACATGCAGATGGGTATGCTCGGAAACCTGTACGTCAGACCGGCCCAAAATCGGCTGCCCGCCGGGCAGGACCTGAACGGCTTCATCCACCAGGCGGGATATACATACGCCTACAACGACGGGGATGGCTCCACCTACTACGACGTCGAGTACCCGATCCAGATCGGGTCCTTCGATTCGGCGTTCCACGATGCAAGCGAATCGGTCAACCCCCTGCCCTTCGCCCTCATGAGGGACGATTATCCCATGCTGAACGGCCGGGGATACCCTGACACGATCGTGCCGGGTTCGCTGACGCCGCCCATGGAGAACATGGGAAGGGTCTCCCAGCCCGTCAGCAGCCTGATCGAGGCAAGCCAGGGCCAGAAGATCCTGCTGCGCGTCTCCAATCTGAACGTGACCCGGTTTTACACCCTCGCGAGCCTGGGCATCCCGATGAAGGTGGTCGGGTATAACGCCCGGCTCCTGAGAGGGCCGAGCCCCGACGGGATCACCCCCGGGAAGGACCTCTACTACACGACCCACTCGGTCACACTGGGCGGCGGGGAGGCCCTGGACGTCATCCTCGACACGGCGGATGTGGATCCGGGAACCTATTTCCTTTACACGACCAATCTCAATTACCTCAGCAACGATGATGATCCCTTCGGCGGCATGATGACCGAAATCCGGATCCAATAA